One window of the Nocardia terpenica genome contains the following:
- a CDS encoding adenylate/guanylate cyclase domain-containing protein: MRTRWPLYLASMLAANAFGAILVYAFIQYGLPSPEGTPTGVRRTGLLVPVLIFVVGGALSMTASALMLRPVMRWQLRGGPPSRQEQMAALHAPLRQSIVHLALWLIGGAILAATIIVDSPQLAGAIIVTECMAATIVFGFTYMLGERILRPVAAHALQTGTFDHTLTPGVGTRMAMTWGMGTFAPTIAIVLLCVTEITSQVQFSGRSLAVSILLLCGVVIMQALALSMLTGSSISDPVRQLSRAIDRVQEGAHDVQVEVFDGSEIGLLQVGFNRMMEEAAQRRELQELFGQHVGEEVARRALEYGTELGGETRFVAVLFVDMVGSTATAAERPPTEVVSLLNEFFRIVVDVVDRHSGLINKFVGDAALAIFGAPLDRPDAPTAALAAARELREALREVPGLDIGIGVSAGLAVAGNIGAANRFEYTVIGDPVNEASRLTELAKDHSGRVLASGSALYFADEHEQRFWRSGDEVQLRGRRRKTRLAWPKDGAYAGADATESGSLG; this comes from the coding sequence ATGAGAACGCGCTGGCCGCTGTACCTCGCATCGATGTTGGCGGCCAATGCCTTCGGTGCGATTTTGGTGTATGCGTTCATCCAGTACGGTCTGCCCTCGCCCGAGGGCACGCCGACCGGCGTGCGGCGCACCGGGCTGCTGGTCCCGGTGCTGATCTTCGTGGTCGGCGGGGCGCTCAGCATGACCGCGTCGGCGCTCATGCTGCGCCCGGTCATGCGCTGGCAGCTGCGCGGCGGCCCGCCCAGCCGGCAGGAGCAGATGGCCGCGCTGCACGCCCCGCTGCGGCAGTCCATCGTGCATCTGGCGCTGTGGCTGATCGGCGGCGCGATCCTGGCCGCCACCATCATCGTGGACTCCCCGCAGCTGGCGGGTGCGATCATCGTCACCGAATGCATGGCCGCCACCATCGTGTTCGGCTTCACCTACATGCTGGGCGAGCGGATCCTGCGCCCGGTCGCGGCGCACGCGTTGCAGACCGGCACCTTCGACCACACCCTCACCCCGGGCGTCGGCACCCGGATGGCGATGACCTGGGGCATGGGCACTTTCGCGCCGACCATCGCGATCGTGCTGCTGTGCGTCACCGAGATCACCTCGCAGGTGCAGTTCTCCGGGCGGTCGCTGGCGGTGTCGATCCTGCTGCTGTGCGGCGTGGTGATCATGCAGGCGCTGGCGCTGTCGATGCTGACCGGCTCGAGCATCTCCGATCCGGTGCGCCAGCTGTCCCGCGCCATCGACCGGGTCCAGGAGGGCGCCCACGACGTACAGGTGGAGGTGTTCGACGGCAGCGAGATCGGGCTGCTACAGGTCGGTTTCAACCGCATGATGGAGGAGGCCGCGCAGCGCCGCGAGTTACAGGAGCTGTTCGGCCAGCACGTCGGCGAGGAGGTCGCGCGCCGCGCCCTGGAGTACGGCACCGAGCTGGGCGGCGAAACCCGGTTCGTGGCCGTGCTGTTCGTCGATATGGTCGGGTCCACCGCGACCGCCGCCGAGCGCCCGCCGACCGAGGTGGTCAGCCTGCTCAACGAGTTCTTCCGGATCGTCGTCGACGTGGTCGACCGGCACAGCGGCCTGATCAACAAGTTCGTCGGCGACGCCGCGCTCGCCATTTTCGGTGCGCCGCTGGACCGTCCGGACGCACCGACCGCCGCGCTGGCCGCCGCCCGCGAACTGCGCGAGGCGCTGCGCGAGGTGCCCGGCCTGGATATCGGTATCGGCGTGTCCGCGGGCCTGGCGGTGGCGGGCAATATCGGCGCGGCGAACCGATTCGAATACACGGTGATCGGCGATCCGGTCAACGAGGCGTCCCGGCTGACGGAGTTGGCGAAGGACCATTCCGGACGGGTGCTGGCGTCCGGTAGCGCACTGTATTTCGCCGACGAGCACGAACAGCGGTTCTGGCGGTCCGGCGACGAGGTCCAGCTGCGGGGCCGCCGCCGCAAGACCCGCCTGGCCTGGCCGAAGGACGGCGCGTACGCGGGTGCGGACGCGACCGAATCGGGTTCGTTAGGCTGA
- a CDS encoding NTF2-like N-terminal transpeptidase domain-containing protein, with the protein MGSCGFHNKPNDPQAIVDRFTQLLDKQDATGAAQLTSYPSGAEATLRQMFGGLNPGKPDYSVAQYIGLDQDSAMFNLKADWNFGPGKDWTYDLQGSIRKLAIGWRISWDPTVVMPQLDAQRTVKLVRTDATPSPKVNDNAGAPLMTEQVINVIKLDPARMPDPVASTNALADAISPVAPLITGPSLMQDLAAAQGKPITAVSLREDDFAILQPRMAPIPGVVMEKQPKLVVSDRRVWSPMLDALKKVWQDNRDQHAGWGVQLFGADGRMITQVAGQQGPPGPDIASTMDQRLQRAAEDAVVSVGTPASIVAIQPSTGAVVAAAENNQATAQGPVAFTGAYPAGGNAELFKAVAAIVKKKAPQDLSVQDTAEAAAMLGVGIGFKIPGLDQTTGRLPIGGRGVEQVRQGGADPIQASPFGMAIAAATIARGSVAPPMIEIGRPATTEAQLSPLPGEVVDRLRAMLRDDAAGGPELAALRHYAGVSAYAATAGTGGWLIGTMGDLAFAIHIDDVDSGDATARMAARMLQSLASPDSDK; encoded by the coding sequence ATGGGATCATGCGGCTTTCACAACAAGCCGAACGATCCCCAGGCCATCGTCGACCGCTTCACCCAGCTACTGGACAAACAGGACGCCACCGGCGCCGCGCAGCTGACCTCCTACCCCAGCGGAGCCGAGGCCACGCTGCGCCAGATGTTCGGCGGGCTCAATCCCGGCAAACCCGATTACTCGGTGGCGCAGTACATCGGGCTGGACCAGGATTCGGCCATGTTCAACCTGAAGGCGGACTGGAACTTCGGGCCCGGTAAGGACTGGACCTACGATCTTCAGGGCTCGATCCGCAAGCTGGCCATCGGCTGGCGCATCTCCTGGGATCCCACGGTGGTCATGCCGCAGCTGGATGCCCAGCGGACGGTCAAGCTGGTCCGCACCGACGCCACCCCGTCGCCGAAGGTGAACGACAATGCCGGGGCGCCGCTGATGACCGAACAGGTCATCAACGTGATCAAGCTGGACCCCGCGCGGATGCCCGACCCGGTGGCCTCGACCAATGCGCTGGCCGACGCCATTTCCCCGGTGGCCCCGCTCATCACCGGCCCGTCGCTCATGCAGGATCTGGCGGCCGCGCAGGGCAAGCCGATCACCGCGGTGAGCCTGCGCGAGGACGATTTCGCCATCCTTCAGCCGCGCATGGCCCCCATCCCGGGCGTGGTGATGGAGAAGCAGCCGAAGCTGGTCGTGTCCGACCGCCGCGTCTGGTCGCCGATGCTCGACGCGCTGAAAAAGGTCTGGCAGGACAACCGCGATCAGCACGCGGGCTGGGGCGTGCAGCTGTTCGGGGCGGACGGCCGGATGATCACCCAGGTCGCCGGGCAGCAGGGCCCGCCCGGACCGGACATCGCCTCCACCATGGACCAGCGGCTGCAGCGCGCCGCGGAGGACGCGGTGGTCAGCGTCGGCACGCCCGCCTCGATCGTGGCCATCCAGCCGTCCACCGGGGCCGTGGTCGCCGCCGCCGAGAACAATCAGGCCACCGCGCAGGGACCGGTCGCCTTCACCGGCGCCTATCCGGCGGGCGGCAATGCCGAGCTGTTCAAGGCCGTCGCGGCCATCGTGAAGAAGAAGGCGCCGCAGGACCTTTCGGTGCAGGACACGGCCGAGGCGGCCGCCATGCTGGGCGTCGGCATCGGCTTCAAGATTCCCGGCTTGGACCAGACCACCGGCCGGTTGCCGATCGGCGGGCGCGGGGTGGAGCAGGTGCGCCAGGGCGGCGCGGATCCGATCCAGGCCAGTCCGTTCGGGATGGCGATCGCGGCGGCCACCATCGCGCGCGGCTCGGTCGCGCCGCCGATGATCGAGATCGGCCGGCCCGCCACCACCGAGGCCCAGCTGTCGCCGCTGCCCGGCGAGGTGGTCGATCGGCTGCGGGCCATGCTGCGCGACGACGCCGCCGGCGGGCCGGAACTCGCCGCGCTGCGCCACTACGCGGGCGTCAGCGCCTACGCGGCGACGGCCGGGACCGGCGGCTGGCTGATCGGCACCATGGGCGACCTCGCCTTCGCCATTCACATCGACGACGTCGACAGCGGGGATGCGACGGCCCGGATGGCGGCGCGAATGCTGCAGTCGCTGGCGAGTCCGGATAGCGATAAGTAG
- a CDS encoding DUF1707 SHOCT-like domain-containing protein — translation MGDRDLRVSDTEREHVGTLLQRAVGLGMLSLGEFTERMDTALAAKTRGELNAVLVDLPGIRLAGQPQPQAAPPPYTRPQYANPRYARSPRPASDGSVIAPRMSSATRKGRWQVPPSMAVNSFMSSVTLDFTQAIMSTQVVEIRVDDVFSSLTLILPPEATVDLNNVELIGSSANTKVRTGPPMGPLHVVVHGRLRFGSVTAKHTLGAQWRRLMSGF, via the coding sequence GTGGGTGATCGGGATCTGCGGGTGTCCGACACCGAACGCGAACATGTCGGCACGCTGTTGCAGCGCGCGGTCGGGCTCGGCATGCTCTCGCTCGGCGAGTTCACCGAGCGGATGGATACCGCGCTCGCGGCCAAGACCCGCGGCGAGCTGAACGCGGTCCTCGTCGATCTGCCGGGCATCCGGCTCGCGGGGCAACCGCAGCCGCAGGCCGCGCCGCCACCGTATACCCGCCCGCAGTACGCGAATCCGCGCTACGCCCGGTCGCCGCGGCCGGCGTCGGACGGCTCGGTCATCGCGCCGCGGATGTCCTCCGCGACCCGCAAGGGCCGCTGGCAGGTTCCGCCCTCGATGGCCGTCAACAGCTTCATGTCGTCGGTGACGCTCGATTTCACCCAGGCGATCATGTCCACGCAGGTGGTGGAGATCCGGGTCGACGACGTCTTCAGCTCGCTCACCCTGATCCTGCCGCCGGAGGCGACGGTCGATCTGAACAATGTGGAGCTGATCGGGTCCAGCGCCAACACCAAGGTGCGCACCGGTCCGCCGATGGGCCCGCTGCACGTGGTGGTGCACGGACGGCTGCGATTCGGGTCGGTGACGGCCAAGCACACCCTCGGCGCGCAGTGGCGCCGCCTGATGTCCGGCTTCTGA
- a CDS encoding alpha/beta fold hydrolase — MVSEASRPEPNYRAGRGEPVVLLHGLLLTWESWGAVLDELSGDHTVFAPTLPGHRGGPPARHPETLAALTDFVAAAMDENGWRTAHLVGNSLGGWLALELAARGRARSVTAIAPAGMWDSDAQAGARLIRKFRAFAPMIGIGPGGTGHSMVRSLVVPLLAHHPALVPNRLATAVSAAPAHCTIIDDLAEDAALTTGFTRFDDIDAPTTLLFPEHDRVLPPRYHTRATALPTIDARTLPDVGHVPMLDAPTLITTEIRTTIARAERAAAG, encoded by the coding sequence ATGGTGAGCGAGGCGAGCCGACCGGAACCGAATTACCGTGCCGGACGCGGAGAGCCGGTCGTGCTGTTGCACGGGCTGCTGCTCACCTGGGAGTCCTGGGGCGCGGTACTCGACGAATTATCCGGCGATCACACGGTTTTCGCGCCGACGCTGCCCGGCCACCGGGGCGGCCCACCCGCCCGGCACCCGGAAACCCTCGCCGCCCTCACCGACTTCGTGGCCGCCGCGATGGACGAGAACGGCTGGCGCACAGCCCATCTGGTAGGCAATTCCCTGGGCGGCTGGCTGGCGCTGGAGCTGGCGGCGCGCGGTCGCGCCCGATCGGTCACCGCCATCGCCCCCGCCGGAATGTGGGACTCGGACGCACAGGCGGGCGCCCGACTGATTCGCAAGTTCCGCGCCTTCGCCCCCATGATCGGCATCGGCCCCGGCGGAACCGGCCACTCGATGGTCCGCAGCCTGGTGGTACCCCTACTGGCCCACCACCCCGCCCTGGTCCCCAACCGCCTCGCCACCGCCGTCTCGGCCGCCCCCGCGCACTGCACCATCATCGACGACCTAGCCGAAGACGCCGCCCTGACAACGGGTTTCACCCGATTCGACGACATCGACGCGCCGACCACACTACTGTTCCCCGAACACGACCGAGTACTCCCACCCCGCTACCACACCCGCGCCACGGCCCTCCCCACCATAGATGCCCGCACCCTCCCCGACGTGGGCCACGTCCCCATGCTCGACGCGCCCACCCTGATCACCACCGAAATCCGCACCACCATCGCCCGCGCCGAACGCGCCGCCGCCGGGTGA
- a CDS encoding lysylphosphatidylglycerol synthase transmembrane domain-containing protein yields MTAHGELAGDPAPPAEPRRGGRFRWVKWGLGVGLAALLIAEGIYLWPQLHKSWKSLTEIHWGWVVACIAMQAVSMSGFGRIQKQLLHAGGVNVTQRKSLAVVYGATAMSVTLPAGQVFSAAFTYRQTRRWGASAIVASWQLVMSGVVAAAGMVLLGVGGAALIGDRIGPGKLVASLGGLALLVWAGNYISSNPGSLRALLNHGLRLANRVRRQPPETGTDKIDDLLRQLESVDLGRRDGALVALWALMHRLGDVACLAAACYAVGAQPRLAGVMIAFSVGKAVGTIPFAPGGLVTVDLTLTYSLTAAAGLPAAQAVAAAFVYRLISFILVAIIGWIVFAFLFRTPHADDAELEQEFERRSSILAERRPRDGRPEPPAPTGDAPTG; encoded by the coding sequence GTGACGGCCCATGGTGAACTAGCCGGCGACCCCGCGCCGCCTGCTGAACCCCGCCGTGGCGGCAGGTTCCGGTGGGTGAAATGGGGCCTCGGCGTCGGGCTCGCGGCGCTGCTGATCGCCGAGGGCATTTATTTGTGGCCGCAATTGCACAAATCCTGGAAAAGCCTCACCGAAATCCACTGGGGCTGGGTCGTGGCCTGTATCGCCATGCAGGCCGTGTCGATGAGCGGTTTCGGCCGTATTCAGAAACAACTCCTGCACGCCGGTGGCGTGAATGTGACACAGCGAAAATCGCTCGCGGTCGTGTACGGCGCCACCGCCATGTCGGTCACTCTGCCCGCGGGACAGGTGTTCTCGGCCGCCTTCACCTATCGCCAGACCCGGCGCTGGGGCGCGAGCGCGATCGTGGCGTCCTGGCAGCTGGTGATGTCGGGCGTGGTGGCGGCCGCGGGCATGGTGCTGCTGGGCGTGGGCGGCGCCGCGCTGATCGGCGATCGGATCGGGCCGGGCAAGCTGGTCGCGTCGCTGGGCGGTCTGGCGCTGCTGGTCTGGGCCGGGAACTACATCTCGAGCAACCCCGGCTCGCTGCGGGCGCTGCTGAATCACGGCCTGCGCCTGGCCAATCGGGTGCGGCGGCAGCCGCCGGAGACCGGCACCGACAAGATCGACGATCTGCTGCGCCAGCTGGAGTCGGTGGATCTGGGCCGCCGCGACGGCGCGCTGGTGGCGCTGTGGGCGCTCATGCACCGGCTCGGCGACGTGGCCTGCCTGGCCGCGGCCTGCTATGCCGTCGGCGCCCAGCCGCGGCTGGCGGGCGTGATGATCGCGTTCAGCGTCGGCAAGGCGGTGGGCACCATCCCGTTCGCCCCGGGCGGCCTGGTCACCGTGGATCTGACGCTGACCTACAGCCTGACCGCGGCCGCGGGCCTGCCCGCCGCCCAGGCCGTGGCCGCCGCGTTCGTGTACCGGCTGATCAGCTTCATCCTGGTGGCGATCATCGGCTGGATCGTGTTCGCGTTCCTGTTCCGCACCCCGCACGCCGACGACGCCGAACTCGAGCAGGAGTTCGAGCGGCGCTCCTCGATCCTGGCGGAGCGGCGGCCGCGGGACGGCCGACCGGAGCCACCCGCGCCGACGGGCGACGCGCCGACCGGTTGA
- a CDS encoding AI-2E family transporter, which produces MHPLVRQAAEWCWRLLVIFVAVLAVAHVAHRLTTVIIPLALGLLAAALLSPLVDWVQRLGLPRGIAVFVVLLGSLGLLAGVFTFVIEQFVTGVPQLTDEFKTSIHDVQDWLINGPLHLSNDQIRNAGNTIIKTLESNQQSLTNGALTTAAVIGEFLTGTFLTLFILIFFLYGGDQIWEFVTRIVPTPQRPRVRTAGRLGFGTLIGFVRATVVVAAVDAIGIGTGLALLSVPLALPLASLVFLGAFIPIIGSLLAGSIAVFLALMTKGWVVALAVLGVTVAVMQLESHVLQPLLLGRAVRIHPLAVVLAITAGVVTAGIAGGLLAVPFVAVMNTAIRSLLADDPQERYQELNTGEPGEPMFHADPDSPERGRYEAHEPASDATDSEDSGNDPTPAD; this is translated from the coding sequence GTGCATCCGCTGGTGCGGCAGGCTGCGGAGTGGTGTTGGCGGCTGCTGGTTATTTTTGTGGCGGTGTTGGCCGTTGCTCATGTTGCGCACCGGCTCACCACCGTGATCATTCCGCTGGCGCTCGGGCTGCTCGCGGCCGCGCTGCTGTCCCCGCTGGTGGACTGGGTGCAGCGGCTGGGGCTGCCGCGTGGGATCGCGGTGTTCGTGGTGCTGTTGGGGTCGCTCGGGTTACTCGCGGGGGTCTTCACCTTCGTCATCGAGCAGTTCGTCACCGGCGTGCCGCAGCTGACCGACGAATTCAAGACCAGCATCCACGACGTGCAGGACTGGCTGATCAACGGGCCGCTGCACCTGAGCAACGATCAGATCCGCAATGCGGGCAACACCATCATCAAAACCCTGGAGTCCAACCAGCAGTCGCTGACCAACGGCGCGCTCACCACCGCCGCGGTGATCGGGGAATTCCTCACCGGCACCTTCCTGACGCTGTTCATCCTCATCTTCTTCCTCTACGGCGGCGATCAGATCTGGGAGTTCGTGACCCGGATCGTCCCGACGCCGCAGCGGCCCCGGGTGCGCACCGCGGGGCGGCTGGGCTTCGGCACGCTGATCGGCTTCGTGCGGGCGACGGTCGTGGTGGCCGCGGTGGACGCGATCGGCATCGGCACCGGGCTGGCGCTGCTGTCCGTGCCGCTGGCGTTGCCGCTGGCCTCGCTGGTGTTCCTCGGCGCGTTCATTCCGATCATCGGATCGCTGCTGGCCGGGTCCATCGCGGTGTTCCTGGCGCTGATGACCAAGGGCTGGGTCGTCGCGCTGGCGGTGCTCGGCGTCACCGTCGCGGTTATGCAGTTGGAAAGCCATGTGCTGCAACCGCTGCTGCTGGGCCGCGCGGTGCGGATCCATCCGCTGGCGGTGGTGCTGGCGATCACCGCGGGCGTGGTGACGGCGGGCATCGCGGGCGGTCTGCTGGCGGTGCCGTTCGTGGCGGTGATGAACACCGCGATCCGCTCGCTGCTGGCCGACGACCCGCAGGAGCGGTATCAGGAGCTCAATACCGGGGAACCCGGGGAGCCGATGTTCCACGCGGACCCCGACAGTCCCGAGCGCGGACGCTACGAGGCGCATGAACCGGCTTCCGACGCAACCGATTCCGAGGATTCCGGCAACGATCCGACACCGGCCGACTAG
- a CDS encoding MMPL family transporter has protein sequence MFTRWGDLVYRLRYAVLGVMVAALLGLGAYGFGVEHHLSSSGWDDPNSQASRAAQMLDATYGRDHSGDVILLYTAPDGKTVDDPQFSSAVTNSLNGLLTKYPNQIGGIFASYWRVNSPTTTVSSLLATPDKKVAFAAVEIKGDNDTTTVNNFRTVSTEKVFDIPGVNVQVAGLQAVSGTLNDTISTDQKRMEMLAVPAVAVLLFFIFGGVVAAALPLIVGGLTVVGANGIVRTITNFTEVNSFVGAVVSMIGLGLAIDYGLFIVSRFREELAEGYDTRTAVRRTVMTAGRTVTFSAIMIIAASAGMLLFPQGFLKSVAYGTIATVLLAALASITILPAILSILGKRVDMLGLKWFRKTKTAEEVENGFWGRSTQWVMKHPLKVAIPLCIILLLLIIPVKNLKFGGISETYLPPNNSTRLAQQEFDKLFPTRRTNPIQLVIVTNNTSEIGSIIKEAGKAPGLVQPFSTPGAPPSGSNVWKTQTTLKDPDNADATIDYLRSMNVPDDVQVLVGGQAAVQKDSVDALLDRFPLMIAIVLFVTTFLMFLTFGSLVLPIKAALMSALGLGSTLGILTWIFVDGHGARLLNFTPQPIMSPVLILIIAVIYGLSTDYEVFLMSRMVEARAQGASTTEAVRIGTAQTGRIITAAALILLVVVGAFAFSDLVMMQYIAYGMMAALFIDATVLRMLLVPATMKLLGDDCWWAPRWMKKMQQKIGLGEITLADERPGSDGLVDLVKTTPVTDPVTMQIPMLPDGTPAKPARKPKRARFIRHVDPEAPTEQLTATPATEERAVDPAPEPPAPQPPAGRGKSRVLPPGVPLPQSDTNSKPAGPQEHSPSPENGSAEPGSSAPHPGSTEFGPTSQGSSGPQARSSSISLGSDAPQAYSAPAEPGSDLPGPGANPPLAYSITTETGSRAPHSFTIPTVSGSAAPQAHSVDLEAGVIAPQPGPAASEPDEPTAIDRPTLTPTISTPQVSRPSVPPRTVSQDDPQSPADTTDSAAPTAPVGTTPRVLPPKPAKVPPHPATRAQRYQPHDEPAPEQAVAPAPAPPAPPAAPASEQPSPAEAQDTSRSSIEKWMADLRSSRRRPDQQPQPPQQPDDEGKHRSTGRTVSVNELLRRQNRE, from the coding sequence GTGTTCACCCGCTGGGGCGACCTGGTCTATCGGTTGCGGTACGCCGTCCTCGGCGTCATGGTGGCCGCGCTGCTCGGCTTGGGCGCGTACGGGTTCGGTGTGGAACATCACCTCAGCTCCAGCGGGTGGGACGATCCGAATTCGCAGGCGTCGCGGGCGGCACAGATGCTCGACGCGACCTACGGGCGCGACCACTCCGGCGACGTGATCCTGCTGTACACCGCGCCGGACGGGAAGACGGTCGACGATCCGCAGTTCAGCAGCGCGGTGACCAACTCGCTCAACGGGCTGCTGACCAAGTACCCGAACCAGATCGGCGGGATCTTCGCCTCCTACTGGCGGGTGAACAGCCCCACCACCACGGTGTCCTCGCTGCTGGCGACGCCGGACAAGAAGGTCGCCTTCGCGGCGGTGGAGATCAAGGGCGACAACGACACCACCACGGTCAACAACTTCCGCACGGTCTCCACCGAGAAGGTCTTCGACATTCCCGGGGTGAACGTGCAGGTCGCCGGCCTGCAGGCGGTCTCGGGCACGCTGAACGACACCATCTCCACCGACCAGAAGCGAATGGAGATGCTCGCCGTCCCGGCCGTGGCGGTGCTGCTGTTCTTCATCTTCGGCGGTGTGGTGGCCGCGGCGCTGCCGCTGATCGTCGGTGGCCTCACCGTGGTCGGCGCGAACGGCATCGTGCGGACCATCACCAACTTCACCGAGGTGAACTCGTTCGTCGGCGCGGTGGTGTCGATGATCGGCCTGGGCCTGGCGATCGACTACGGCCTGTTCATCGTGAGCCGGTTCCGTGAGGAACTGGCCGAGGGTTACGACACCCGGACGGCGGTGCGCCGCACGGTCATGACCGCGGGCCGCACGGTCACCTTCTCGGCCATCATGATCATCGCGGCCAGCGCGGGCATGCTGCTGTTCCCGCAGGGCTTTCTGAAGTCGGTGGCCTACGGCACCATCGCGACGGTGCTGCTGGCCGCGCTGGCCTCGATCACCATTCTCCCGGCCATCCTGAGCATCCTCGGCAAGCGCGTGGACATGCTGGGGCTCAAGTGGTTCCGCAAGACCAAGACCGCCGAGGAGGTCGAGAACGGCTTCTGGGGGCGCAGCACCCAGTGGGTGATGAAGCATCCGCTGAAGGTGGCGATCCCGCTGTGCATCATCCTGCTGCTGCTGATCATCCCGGTGAAGAACCTGAAGTTCGGCGGCATCAGCGAAACCTATCTGCCGCCGAACAATTCGACCCGGCTGGCGCAGCAGGAGTTCGACAAGCTGTTCCCGACTCGGCGCACCAACCCGATCCAGCTGGTGATCGTCACGAACAACACCTCCGAGATCGGCTCGATCATCAAGGAGGCGGGCAAGGCTCCCGGCCTGGTCCAGCCGTTCTCCACCCCGGGCGCGCCGCCCTCGGGCTCGAACGTGTGGAAAACCCAGACCACGCTGAAGGACCCCGACAACGCCGACGCGACCATCGACTACCTGCGGTCGATGAACGTCCCCGACGACGTGCAGGTGCTGGTCGGCGGCCAGGCCGCGGTCCAGAAGGACAGCGTCGACGCGCTGCTGGATCGCTTCCCGCTGATGATCGCGATCGTCCTGTTCGTCACGACGTTCCTGATGTTCCTGACGTTCGGGTCGCTGGTGCTGCCGATCAAGGCGGCGCTGATGAGCGCGCTGGGGCTCGGCTCCACGCTGGGCATTCTGACCTGGATCTTCGTCGACGGTCACGGCGCGAGGCTGCTGAACTTCACGCCGCAGCCGATCATGTCGCCGGTGCTGATCCTGATCATCGCGGTGATCTACGGTCTGTCCACCGACTACGAGGTCTTCCTCATGTCGCGCATGGTGGAGGCGCGCGCCCAGGGCGCGAGCACCACCGAGGCGGTGCGCATCGGCACCGCGCAGACCGGCCGCATCATCACCGCGGCCGCGCTGATCCTGCTGGTCGTGGTGGGCGCGTTCGCCTTCTCCGATCTGGTGATGATGCAGTACATCGCCTACGGCATGATGGCGGCGCTGTTCATCGACGCCACCGTGCTGCGCATGCTGCTGGTGCCCGCGACCATGAAGCTGCTCGGCGACGACTGCTGGTGGGCGCCGCGCTGGATGAAGAAGATGCAGCAGAAGATCGGCCTCGGCGAGATCACCCTGGCCGACGAGCGCCCCGGCAGCGACGGCCTGGTCGACCTGGTGAAGACCACCCCGGTGACCGACCCGGTGACCATGCAGATCCCCATGCTGCCCGACGGCACCCCCGCCAAGCCCGCGCGAAAGCCCAAGCGCGCCAGGTTCATTCGCCATGTCGACCCCGAGGCCCCGACCGAGCAGCTGACCGCGACCCCGGCGACGGAGGAGCGGGCCGTCGATCCGGCGCCCGAACCCCCGGCCCCGCAGCCGCCCGCCGGTCGCGGCAAGTCGCGGGTATTACCGCCGGGCGTCCCGCTTCCCCAGTCGGACACCAACTCGAAACCGGCTGGCCCGCAGGAACATTCGCCGAGCCCGGAAAACGGTTCGGCCGAGCCGGGATCGAGCGCGCCGCACCCCGGCTCCACCGAATTCGGGCCGACATCGCAGGGATCGAGCGGACCGCAGGCCCGCTCGTCCTCGATCTCGCTCGGATCGGATGCGCCGCAGGCGTATTCGGCCCCCGCCGAGCCCGGCTCCGATCTGCCCGGCCCCGGGGCGAATCCGCCGCTGGCGTACTCGATCACCACCGAGACCGGGTCGCGGGCCCCGCACTCCTTCACCATTCCGACCGTCTCCGGATCGGCCGCGCCACAGGCACATTCGGTCGACCTCGAGGCCGGGGTGATCGCGCCGCAGCCCGGCCCGGCGGCGAGCGAACCCGACGAGCCGACCGCGATCGACCGGCCCACGCTCACGCCGACCATCTCCACCCCGCAGGTGTCGCGGCCATCGGTCCCGCCCCGCACGGTTTCGCAGGATGATCCGCAAAGCCCTGCGGACACAACGGATTCGGCGGCCCCGACGGCCCCCGTCGGCACCACCCCGCGGGTGCTCCCGCCGAAACCGGCGAAGGTCCCCCCGCATCCGGCAACCCGCGCCCAGCGGTACCAGCCACACGACGAGCCCGCCCCCGAGCAGGCCGTCGCCCCCGCCCCGGCACCGCCCGCACCCCCGGCTGCCCCTGCCTCTGAGCAGCCGAGCCCGGCCGAGGCGCAAGACACCAGCCGCAGCAGCATCGAAAAGTGGATGGCCGACCTACGCTCCTCCCGTCGCCGCCCCGACCAGCAGCCCCAGCCCCCGCAGCAGCCCGACGACGAGGGCAAGCACCGCAGCACCGGCCGCACCGTCAGCGTGAACGAGCTACTCCGCCGCCAAAACCGCGAGTGA
- a CDS encoding DUF3054 domain-containing protein, with amino-acid sequence MKRLVPFVIDALLVIIFCAIGRSNHNEAVFSGLLRTVWPFGTALILGWLLALLIFARGEFVSAASRFDARRLWPTGVTIWLTTLVGGMVLRVISGQTIAFTFVLVAATVLALFLVGWRAAWKALRG; translated from the coding sequence GTGAAGAGACTGGTGCCGTTCGTAATCGACGCCCTGCTGGTGATCATCTTCTGCGCGATCGGCCGAAGTAATCACAACGAGGCCGTCTTCTCCGGGCTGCTACGCACCGTCTGGCCGTTCGGCACCGCCCTGATCCTGGGCTGGCTGCTGGCGCTGCTTATCTTCGCACGCGGCGAATTCGTCAGTGCCGCAAGCCGTTTCGATGCCCGCCGACTATGGCCGACCGGCGTGACGATCTGGCTGACCACCCTCGTCGGCGGCATGGTCCTGCGCGTGATCAGCGGCCAGACCATCGCCTTCACCTTCGTCCTGGTGGCCGCCACCGTCCTGGCCCTGTTCCTCGTCGGCTGGCGAGCCGCCTGGAAAGCCTTGCGCGGCTAG